Proteins encoded together in one Maricaulis maris window:
- the rpsO gene encoding 30S ribosomal protein S15 gives MSITQERKSALIAEHARGKADTGSPEVQVAILTTRIANLTEHFKTHKKDNHSRRGLLKMVSQRRRLLDYVKNKDEARYKAIIEKLGLRR, from the coding sequence ATGTCGATTACGCAAGAGCGCAAATCCGCGCTGATCGCTGAACATGCCCGTGGCAAAGCCGACACGGGATCGCCGGAAGTGCAAGTGGCCATCCTCACAACGCGGATTGCCAATCTTACCGAGCACTTCAAGACCCATAAGAAGGACAACCACTCGCGTCGCGGCCTTCTTAAGATGGTCTCCCAGCGCCGCCGGCTTCTCGACTACGTCAAGAACAAGGACGAAGCCCGTTACAAGGCTATCATCGAGAAACTGGGTCTGCGCCGCTGA
- the truB gene encoding tRNA pseudouridine(55) synthase TruB: MGKRRKGEDIHGWVILDKPLDITSTQAVSAVRRLFNARKAGHAGTLDPLASGILPIALGEATKTMPFAVEGSKTYRFTVKWGERTDTLDREGAVIATSDVRPTRAAIEAVLPDFTGDIQQVPPAYSAIKVDGERAYDLARSGEDVQLEARTIHVEALHLLDCPTEDMAVLEMHCGKGAYVRSLARDIAFALGTEGHVAALRRIRVGGFVEAESTRLDVLEEMAHKGAASEALLPVQTALDDIPALAVTEEESFQLKLGRPIVLLPRQAQELKAQRRPREIAGKDCTFTALALCDGVAVALGDARAGKFQPSRVFNLAS; encoded by the coding sequence ATGGGCAAACGCCGCAAGGGCGAGGACATCCACGGCTGGGTGATCCTCGACAAACCCCTCGATATCACCTCGACCCAGGCCGTGTCGGCGGTCCGCCGCCTGTTCAATGCGCGCAAGGCCGGTCATGCCGGGACGCTGGATCCGCTGGCCTCCGGCATCCTGCCGATCGCGCTGGGCGAGGCGACCAAGACCATGCCCTTCGCGGTCGAAGGCTCGAAAACCTACCGCTTCACCGTCAAATGGGGTGAACGCACCGATACGCTCGATCGTGAGGGTGCGGTCATCGCCACCAGCGATGTCCGGCCGACCCGGGCCGCCATCGAGGCGGTGCTGCCGGATTTCACCGGCGATATCCAGCAGGTGCCGCCCGCCTATTCGGCGATCAAGGTCGATGGCGAGCGCGCCTATGACCTGGCCCGCAGCGGCGAGGATGTGCAGCTCGAGGCCCGCACCATCCATGTCGAGGCGCTGCACCTTCTCGATTGTCCGACCGAGGACATGGCGGTCCTCGAAATGCATTGTGGCAAAGGCGCCTACGTGCGCTCCCTGGCGCGCGATATTGCCTTTGCGCTCGGCACGGAAGGTCATGTGGCGGCGCTGCGCCGGATCCGCGTCGGCGGATTCGTCGAGGCCGAATCCACAAGGCTGGACGTTTTGGAAGAAATGGCCCATAAGGGCGCCGCTTCGGAAGCTCTGCTCCCGGTTCAGACCGCGCTGGACGACATCCCGGCGCTGGCCGTGACCGAAGAGGAATCCTTCCAGTTGAAGCTAGGACGTCCGATCGTCCTGCTCCCGCGTCAAGCGCAAGAGCTGAAGGCACAGCGCCGACCCCGTGAAATCGCGGGCAAGGACTGCACCTTTACCGCTTTGGCCCTTTGCGACGGTGTGGCAGTGGCGCTCGGGGACGCGCGGGCCGGAAAGTTCCAGCCCTCGCGTGTTTTCAACCTCGCCTCCTGA